Proteins from a single region of bacterium:
- a CDS encoding YciI family protein: MKYICLGYFDEKKWVAMSERDQTAVMDECFAYDDVLRKNGHFVGGDALQSARNAATLQFTNGKVSVTDGPFVETKEQLGGILVLEADDLNHAIRLISKHPGLKIGPFEIRPVEDISAVVAESEQRRSKAG; the protein is encoded by the coding sequence ATGAAGTACATCTGTCTTGGATATTTCGACGAGAAGAAATGGGTGGCGATGTCCGAACGCGATCAAACCGCCGTGATGGATGAATGCTTCGCCTACGACGACGTGCTTCGGAAGAACGGTCACTTCGTCGGCGGGGATGCGCTCCAAAGTGCCCGGAACGCCGCCACCCTGCAGTTTACGAACGGCAAGGTTTCCGTCACCGACGGCCCGTTCGTCGAGACGAAGGAGCAACTGGGCGGAATCCTCGTCCTGGAAGCCGATGACCTGAACCACGCCATCCGGTTGATATCGAAGCATCCGGGGTTGAAAATCGGTCCCTTCGAGATTCGCCCGGTCGAGGATATATCGGCCGTGGTGGCGGAAAGCGAGCAACGGCGTTCAAAGGCGGGATAA
- a CDS encoding efflux RND transporter periplasmic adaptor subunit, with product MNGVTKISSIGARAATAAVILWMAAGFAACGEKGKQGTAVSRPVVQGVEVIVVHPVPRETTAEALGTVRARTTAAVAPQVMGRLTGVAVSEGSVVAAGALLATIDDTTVRAQLSSAEGAVAEAEAAREEADRAISQAEASKALAEKTFERYRKLLEGKVVTQQEFDEVEMRRTVAAKELERAQQKRAQVSAKIVQARGQADAAKAMLAWTRVIAPFAGVIVEKRADAGSMAVPGVPLFLLEDPRRHRIEMFVSETYLPLLKKGTPVQVVLDAVPANPFTVAVTEVVPTIDPASRTFTVKADLPAGRARSGQSGKVRFAAGKGTVLAVPKRAVTRAGGSDGVFTVGAQDNVARLSMVTLGAEFDDRVEVLSGLTDGARVALSPIDKLSDGARVEVRR from the coding sequence GTGAACGGGGTGACGAAGATCTCTTCGATCGGTGCGCGGGCCGCGACCGCGGCGGTGATCCTTTGGATGGCCGCGGGATTTGCCGCCTGCGGGGAAAAAGGGAAGCAGGGAACCGCGGTTTCCCGTCCCGTGGTGCAGGGGGTGGAGGTGATCGTCGTACATCCGGTCCCCCGGGAGACGACGGCGGAAGCGCTGGGGACGGTCCGGGCGCGGACGACCGCCGCGGTGGCGCCGCAGGTGATGGGACGGCTGACCGGCGTCGCCGTTTCGGAGGGGTCCGTGGTGGCGGCGGGGGCGCTCCTGGCGACGATCGACGACACGACGGTCCGCGCGCAGCTCTCCTCGGCGGAAGGGGCGGTCGCGGAAGCCGAGGCGGCACGTGAGGAGGCCGACCGTGCGATCTCCCAGGCGGAAGCCTCGAAGGCCCTCGCGGAGAAGACGTTCGAACGGTACCGGAAGCTGCTGGAGGGGAAGGTGGTCACGCAACAGGAGTTCGACGAGGTCGAGATGCGGCGCACTGTGGCGGCGAAGGAACTCGAGCGGGCGCAGCAAAAGAGGGCGCAGGTGAGCGCGAAGATCGTCCAGGCGAGAGGCCAGGCCGACGCGGCGAAGGCGATGCTCGCCTGGACCAGGGTGATCGCCCCCTTCGCGGGGGTCATCGTCGAGAAGCGGGCCGACGCGGGGTCGATGGCCGTCCCCGGCGTCCCCCTCTTCCTCCTGGAGGATCCGCGCCGTCACCGCATCGAGATGTTCGTCTCCGAGACCTACCTGCCGCTGCTGAAGAAAGGGACGCCGGTCCAGGTTGTTCTCGACGCCGTCCCGGCGAACCCGTTCACGGTCGCCGTCACGGAGGTGGTACCGACGATCGACCCGGCGAGCCGGACGTTCACGGTGAAGGCGGATCTTCCGGCGGGCCGGGCCCGGTCGGGCCAGTCCGGCAAGGTGCGCTTCGCCGCGGGGAAGGGGACGGTCCTCGCGGTCCCGAAACGGGCCGTCACCCGGGCGGGCGGCTCCGACGGCGTGTTCACGGTCGGCGCGCAGGACAACGTGGCGCGTCTTTCGATGGTCACCCTCGGAGCGGAGTTCGACGACCGGGTGGAGGTCCTCTCCGGACTCACCGACGGCGCGCGGGTCGCCCTGTCGCCGATCGACAAGCTCTCCGACGGGGCGCGGGTGGAGGTCCGCCGGTGA
- a CDS encoding pitrilysin family protein, whose product MKMRNRTNWLLGAALLAMIAGGATPSAGEEPLVEKYVLGNGLTVVIRPNPSSPVAAVQAWVKAGSTTEAEARAGMSHILEHMAFKGTKRRGPGEIAREVEAVGGEINAYTSFDQTVYHITLSGRFLENALDILADTLGNSVFDPAELSREIEVILEEVRMGEDDPGRVVSKALFREAYRIHPYGRPVIGFVDTIRKTTRDDLLAYFRANYVPGNMVLVIAGNVDPKTSRPLIEKTFGQLPPGSAPEVPRPAEPPQRETRVVVKEKDARRAYLDMGFHGPSMSDPDVYAWDLLSMILGSGETSRLYRGVKDGKGLVDSVSASSYTPRDPGLLFVGGTLSPEKSREALKEILLETFRMAAAPPEGAELARAKTATETDFLYSLESQSALARHVGFYETTLNDAAFEQTYLRKIRAVTADDIRAVAKKYLAPENLTVSAVLPAGQGGVLPADEVRTIAREAYAQAMAPSAKIEKKRTVVKEVLGNGIRVIVRENRAVPVVAVQAGFLAGLRGEPKEKGGVAGLAAGMLVKGTSRHTAREISEAVENMGADLSGYSGRNSFGLQGKFLQRDFDKGFRLFAESLLEPSFPAEELEKKRIETLGALKQQKDQLAQATILLFLGAQYGDHPYGRNPLGTENSVRAMAPSDLKAYYDRWADPRNLVIAVSGDIDAEEAVAAVRKAFGDMPQRPGFAPLGSLPIPSHDAVRKVEERRDKQQAHFVIGYPGARFTDPDRYALDVLSSALAGMGGRLFVNLRDRKSLAYSVTSFSSEQVDPGFFAFYMGTSMEKLDVAIADTLAEIGDVKKGGVTREEFERAKKWMIGTYEIGLQSNGSYADKMVHNELFGTGYEETFAAPEKIAAVTLSDVNRLAASVLDPGKYTIAILRGK is encoded by the coding sequence ATGAAGATGCGGAATCGGACAAACTGGCTGCTGGGCGCGGCCCTGTTGGCCATGATCGCGGGGGGAGCGACTCCCTCCGCCGGGGAGGAACCGTTGGTGGAAAAATACGTGCTCGGCAACGGGCTGACGGTCGTGATCCGGCCGAACCCGTCGTCGCCGGTGGCGGCGGTGCAGGCGTGGGTCAAGGCGGGCAGCACCACGGAGGCCGAAGCCCGTGCGGGGATGTCCCACATCCTCGAGCACATGGCGTTCAAGGGGACGAAGCGGCGGGGACCCGGGGAGATCGCCCGGGAGGTCGAGGCGGTGGGGGGCGAGATCAACGCGTACACGAGCTTCGACCAGACCGTCTACCACATCACCCTCTCGGGGCGGTTCCTCGAGAACGCGCTCGACATCCTCGCCGATACGCTCGGGAACTCGGTCTTCGATCCCGCCGAGCTGTCGCGGGAAATCGAGGTGATCCTCGAGGAGGTGCGGATGGGCGAGGACGACCCGGGTCGGGTCGTCTCCAAGGCGCTCTTCCGTGAGGCGTACAGGATCCACCCGTACGGGCGTCCCGTCATCGGCTTCGTCGACACGATCCGGAAGACGACGCGCGACGACCTGCTTGCCTACTTCCGCGCGAACTACGTTCCCGGGAACATGGTGCTTGTGATCGCGGGGAACGTCGACCCGAAAACGTCCCGGCCGCTGATCGAGAAGACGTTCGGACAGCTTCCCCCCGGTTCCGCGCCGGAGGTCCCGAGGCCGGCCGAGCCGCCGCAGAGGGAAACCCGGGTCGTCGTCAAGGAGAAGGACGCGCGGCGCGCCTACCTCGACATGGGGTTCCATGGCCCCTCGATGTCGGACCCGGACGTCTACGCATGGGACCTCCTGTCGATGATCCTCGGCAGCGGCGAGACGTCGCGGCTCTACCGCGGGGTCAAGGACGGAAAGGGGCTGGTCGACTCCGTCTCCGCGTCGTCGTATACGCCCCGTGACCCGGGGCTCCTGTTCGTCGGCGGCACCCTGTCGCCCGAGAAGTCGCGGGAGGCGCTGAAGGAGATCCTCCTCGAGACGTTCCGCATGGCGGCCGCTCCCCCGGAGGGGGCGGAGCTCGCACGGGCCAAGACCGCCACGGAGACCGACTTCCTGTACTCCCTCGAGTCGCAGTCGGCGCTGGCCCGCCACGTCGGCTTTTACGAGACCACGTTGAACGATGCGGCGTTCGAGCAGACGTACCTGCGCAAGATCCGCGCGGTGACCGCCGACGACATCCGGGCCGTCGCGAAGAAGTACCTTGCGCCGGAGAACCTGACCGTTTCCGCCGTCCTCCCCGCGGGGCAGGGGGGAGTTCTTCCCGCGGACGAAGTCCGTACGATCGCCCGGGAGGCGTACGCGCAGGCGATGGCGCCGTCGGCGAAGATCGAAAAGAAGCGGACCGTGGTGAAGGAGGTCCTCGGCAACGGGATCCGCGTGATCGTGCGGGAGAACCGCGCCGTCCCGGTGGTTGCGGTGCAGGCGGGGTTCCTCGCGGGGCTGCGCGGAGAGCCGAAGGAAAAAGGCGGCGTCGCCGGCCTCGCCGCGGGGATGCTCGTCAAGGGCACGAGTAGGCACACGGCCCGGGAGATCTCCGAGGCGGTGGAGAACATGGGAGCGGACCTCTCCGGCTACTCGGGCCGCAACTCCTTCGGCCTGCAGGGGAAGTTCCTCCAGCGCGACTTCGATAAAGGATTTCGCCTGTTCGCCGAATCGCTGCTCGAGCCGTCCTTTCCCGCGGAAGAGCTCGAGAAGAAGCGGATCGAGACCCTTGGGGCGTTGAAGCAGCAGAAGGACCAGTTGGCGCAGGCGACCATCCTCCTGTTCCTCGGGGCGCAGTACGGCGACCATCCGTATGGGCGCAATCCTCTCGGCACGGAGAACTCGGTCCGGGCGATGGCGCCTTCGGACCTGAAGGCGTATTACGATCGGTGGGCGGACCCGCGGAACTTGGTGATCGCGGTCTCGGGGGACATCGACGCGGAGGAAGCGGTCGCGGCGGTCCGCAAGGCGTTCGGCGACATGCCGCAGCGGCCGGGGTTCGCGCCGCTGGGATCGTTGCCGATCCCCTCGCACGATGCGGTCCGGAAGGTGGAGGAACGTCGCGACAAGCAGCAGGCCCACTTCGTCATCGGCTACCCCGGTGCGCGGTTCACCGACCCGGACCGATACGCGCTCGACGTGCTGAGCTCGGCGCTCGCGGGGATGGGGGGGCGGCTCTTCGTCAACCTGCGCGACAGGAAGTCGCTGGCCTACTCGGTCACCTCGTTTTCCTCGGAGCAGGTGGACCCGGGGTTCTTCGCCTTCTACATGGGGACGAGCATGGAGAAGCTGGATGTCGCGATCGCCGACACCCTCGCCGAGATCGGCGACGTGAAGAAGGGCGGCGTGACGCGGGAGGAGTTCGAGCGGGCGAAGAAGTGGATGATCGGCACGTACGAGATCGGCCTGCAGAGCAACGGTTCCTACGCCGACAAGATGGTCCACAACGAGCTGTTCGGGACGGGATACGAGGAGACGTTCGCGGCCCCGGAAAAGATCGCGGCGGTCACCCTGTCCGACGTGAACCGCCTCGCCGCCTCCGTCCTCGATCCCGGGAAGTACACGATCGCGATCCTGCGGGGCAAGTAA
- a CDS encoding TolC family protein translates to MARPFGDSFLSALSGAALLLLASVFASLPDASAMEAVEFHQAVARALSNNAFVSVAGEDAVAARRDAELARGYLLPSVRFDEKFVRTSVPAEAFGLKMNQEKLLASDFLDVRNFNSPPPRNDFIATLSLEQPLFAPKAYIGYGMAKTEAAAKGLDLYRRKEDAVYRVLTAVLDVHTARQFVEVAGQGLSDAREHQRIAESLEAAGMGLSSDVLRAKVAVASAESGKVTAENRLEIARRRLALAMGEPGAPPVDVIGPPPEFPDPGKSEGEGVGGTARADLRSSSLRVANAVRYVRLRQSGYLPDVGLAAAYQVDAEDSPFSPDNRSWKVGVGLTWNLFDGMRREAELGKAAAELRRAKAYDRGVRDQAAFEAAQAELGVKEATLRGEIARAALASAEEGVRLLKSRYENHLGRMVDLLDAQTALDGARAARIRAENDVRLSRAQRLYASGGLLSFAAPSEGNGKEKIR, encoded by the coding sequence ATGGCCCGACCTTTCGGAGATTCCTTCCTTTCCGCCCTGTCCGGGGCGGCGCTGCTTCTCCTGGCATCGGTCTTCGCCTCCCTGCCGGACGCGTCGGCGATGGAGGCGGTCGAATTCCACCAGGCGGTCGCCCGGGCGCTATCGAACAACGCGTTTGTGTCCGTCGCGGGTGAGGATGCCGTCGCCGCGCGCCGCGATGCCGAGTTGGCCCGCGGGTACCTTCTCCCCTCCGTCCGGTTCGACGAAAAATTCGTCCGCACGAGCGTTCCCGCGGAGGCGTTCGGGCTCAAGATGAACCAGGAGAAGCTCCTCGCGTCCGATTTCCTCGACGTGCGCAACTTCAACAGTCCGCCGCCGCGCAACGACTTCATCGCCACCCTTTCGCTCGAGCAGCCGCTCTTCGCCCCGAAGGCGTACATCGGGTACGGGATGGCGAAGACGGAGGCGGCGGCGAAGGGGCTCGACCTCTACCGGCGGAAGGAAGACGCGGTGTACCGGGTCTTGACCGCGGTCCTCGACGTCCACACGGCGCGGCAATTCGTCGAGGTGGCGGGCCAGGGGCTCTCCGATGCCCGGGAGCATCAGCGGATCGCGGAGAGCCTCGAAGCCGCGGGGATGGGACTTTCCTCCGACGTATTGCGGGCGAAGGTCGCCGTCGCCTCCGCGGAAAGCGGGAAGGTGACGGCGGAGAACCGGCTGGAGATCGCGCGCCGCCGGCTCGCCCTTGCGATGGGGGAGCCGGGTGCGCCGCCCGTGGATGTGATCGGCCCGCCGCCGGAGTTCCCGGATCCCGGGAAATCCGAAGGGGAGGGTGTGGGGGGAACCGCCCGGGCCGACCTGCGGTCCTCGTCGCTCCGGGTCGCGAACGCGGTTCGCTACGTCCGGCTGCGGCAGTCGGGATATCTGCCCGACGTCGGCCTCGCCGCGGCGTACCAGGTGGACGCCGAGGATTCCCCCTTCTCCCCCGACAACCGCTCCTGGAAGGTGGGCGTGGGGCTCACCTGGAACCTCTTCGACGGGATGCGCCGCGAGGCGGAGCTTGGCAAGGCCGCGGCGGAGCTCCGCCGGGCGAAGGCGTACGACCGGGGGGTGCGGGACCAGGCGGCGTTCGAGGCGGCACAGGCGGAGCTGGGAGTGAAGGAAGCGACGCTTCGCGGGGAGATCGCGCGCGCCGCTCTCGCGTCTGCGGAGGAGGGTGTGCGACTGCTCAAGTCCCGGTACGAGAACCACCTCGGCCGCATGGTGGACCTCCTCGACGCACAGACGGCCCTCGACGGGGCCCGGGCCGCCCGGATCCGCGCGGAGAACGACGTGCGGCTCTCCCGCGCGCAACGGCTGTACGCCTCCGGCGGGTTGCTCTCCTTCGCCGCGCCGTCGGAGGGAAACGGGAAGGAGAAGATCCGGTGA
- a CDS encoding efflux RND transporter permease subunit, giving the protein MNAPESPRHRGIAGRIAAVFIGSRLTPLVIIASVLLGVGAVLLLPREEEPQIVVPMVDVFVQMPGASANEVENRVTRPMEKLLWEIPGVEYIYSTTSPGQSMAIVRFKVGEDEEKSIVRLNQKMSANFDLIPPGATPPLVKPRSIDDVPILALTLSSARHDPFSLRRIAQQLHDQVKSIPDVSEVKIIGGQRRQVRVLLDPARMASRGVAPGAIVGMLQQANRRFSSGSISAGNREFLVETGGFLRTADDVGQVVAGVAGGRPVYLRDVAEILDGPEEAADYVLFGLGPAARSNDAGAHPGVTLSLAKRKGTNAIEVADKVLAKVEALKGTLVPGDVTLTVTRNYGETAAEKSNELLLHMLIAVVSVSILIWITLGLREAGIVATAIPVTLALTLTVFYLTGYTLNRVTLFALIFSIGILVDDAIVVVENIVRHYRLPENRGRSVTDIAVEAVDEVGNPTILATFAVIAAILPMAFVRGLMGPYMRPIPVGATAAMLFSLLVAFVVTPWTGVRLLRKEVGSHGHAAEGWTTRLYREAMGRLLHRPVWRYGFLLMVVVLLLGSASLVALRWVQVKMLPFDNKSEFQVVVDMPEGSTLEQTAAATREVGDVVASVPEVLNYQMYVGTSSPYNFNGLVRHYFLRRGANVADLQVNLVPKGERKAQSHDIAKRVRPAIQAAAARYGANVKVSEVPPGPPVLQTLVAEVYGPDYPGQIEVARRIKEILSRTVGVVDVDWYVEDDQPRYRFEVDPAKAALNGVSTEQVADTLRLAVDGTSAGLLHRAGEKEDVPIVLRLPRAERSKLDSLKAVRVMGRQGNLVPLGELVRIVPETAEKSIYHKNLMPVVYVTADVAGKVESPVYAILSIDKELDKLTLPGGYKLKRYVATQPGSDRKIAMKWDGEWYITYEVFRDLGLAFAAVLVLIYILVVGWFQSFRTPITIMAAIPFSLVGILPAHALMGAFFTATSMIGFIAGAGIVVRNSIILVDFVELRLAQGMPLDQAVIDAGAVRFRPMLLTAAAVIVGASVILFDPIFQGLAISLMAGEVASLLLSRMTVPILFFMSESAKHRHTARFPEGSAG; this is encoded by the coding sequence GTGAACGCACCGGAGTCGCCCCGTCATCGAGGGATCGCCGGGCGGATCGCGGCCGTCTTCATCGGGTCCCGCCTCACGCCGCTGGTCATCATCGCGTCGGTCCTGCTCGGCGTGGGTGCCGTGCTCCTTCTCCCGAGGGAGGAGGAGCCCCAGATCGTGGTGCCGATGGTCGACGTCTTCGTGCAGATGCCGGGAGCCTCCGCGAACGAGGTGGAGAACCGGGTCACCCGGCCGATGGAGAAGCTCCTGTGGGAGATCCCGGGGGTGGAGTACATCTACTCCACGACATCGCCCGGGCAGTCGATGGCGATCGTACGGTTCAAGGTCGGAGAGGACGAGGAGAAGAGCATCGTCCGGCTGAACCAGAAGATGTCCGCCAACTTCGACCTGATCCCGCCCGGCGCGACCCCCCCCCTGGTCAAGCCGCGTTCCATCGACGACGTCCCGATCCTCGCGCTCACGCTCTCTTCCGCCCGCCACGACCCGTTCTCCCTGCGGAGGATCGCGCAGCAGCTCCACGACCAGGTGAAATCCATCCCCGACGTCTCGGAGGTGAAGATCATCGGCGGTCAGCGGCGGCAGGTGCGGGTGCTCCTCGACCCGGCCCGGATGGCGTCGCGCGGCGTCGCCCCGGGAGCCATCGTCGGGATGCTGCAACAGGCGAACCGTCGGTTTTCCTCGGGAAGCATTTCCGCCGGGAACCGGGAATTCCTCGTGGAGACCGGGGGGTTCCTGCGCACGGCGGACGACGTGGGGCAGGTGGTCGCGGGAGTCGCGGGCGGCCGTCCCGTTTATCTCCGGGACGTGGCGGAGATCCTGGACGGACCGGAGGAGGCGGCCGACTACGTCCTCTTCGGGCTGGGACCGGCGGCACGCTCCAACGACGCCGGGGCGCATCCCGGGGTGACCCTCTCCCTCGCGAAGCGGAAGGGGACCAACGCGATCGAGGTGGCGGACAAGGTCCTCGCGAAGGTCGAGGCGCTGAAAGGGACCCTCGTTCCGGGGGACGTCACCCTGACGGTCACGCGGAACTACGGAGAGACGGCCGCCGAAAAGTCGAACGAGCTCCTCCTCCACATGCTGATCGCCGTCGTCTCGGTGTCGATCCTCATCTGGATCACCCTCGGGCTCCGGGAAGCGGGAATCGTCGCGACGGCCATCCCCGTGACCCTCGCCCTCACCCTCACCGTCTTCTACCTCACCGGGTACACGCTGAACCGGGTGACGCTCTTCGCGCTCATCTTCTCCATCGGAATTCTCGTGGACGACGCGATCGTCGTGGTCGAAAACATCGTCCGCCACTATCGGCTTCCGGAGAACCGTGGGCGCTCCGTGACCGACATCGCCGTCGAGGCGGTGGACGAGGTCGGGAACCCGACGATCCTCGCCACCTTCGCCGTCATCGCCGCGATCCTTCCGATGGCCTTCGTCCGGGGCCTGATGGGCCCGTACATGCGGCCGATCCCGGTCGGCGCCACGGCGGCGATGCTCTTCTCGCTCCTCGTCGCCTTCGTCGTCACTCCCTGGACCGGTGTCCGGCTGCTCCGGAAGGAAGTCGGGAGCCATGGGCATGCCGCCGAGGGATGGACGACGCGCCTCTATCGGGAGGCGATGGGCCGCCTCCTGCACCGGCCGGTCTGGCGGTACGGATTCCTCTTGATGGTCGTCGTCCTGCTGCTCGGATCCGCGTCCCTCGTCGCGCTCCGGTGGGTGCAGGTGAAGATGCTGCCGTTCGACAACAAGAGCGAGTTCCAGGTCGTGGTCGACATGCCGGAGGGGTCGACCCTCGAGCAGACCGCGGCCGCGACCCGGGAGGTCGGCGACGTAGTCGCCTCCGTGCCCGAGGTGTTGAACTACCAGATGTACGTGGGAACCTCCTCCCCCTACAACTTCAACGGGCTGGTGCGCCACTACTTCCTCCGGCGGGGGGCGAACGTCGCCGACCTGCAGGTGAACCTCGTCCCGAAAGGGGAGCGGAAGGCGCAGAGCCACGACATCGCGAAGCGGGTGCGCCCGGCGATCCAGGCGGCGGCCGCGCGATACGGGGCGAACGTAAAGGTTTCGGAGGTCCCCCCGGGACCGCCGGTCCTGCAGACGCTGGTGGCCGAGGTGTACGGCCCCGACTACCCCGGGCAGATCGAGGTGGCGCGCAGGATCAAGGAGATCCTGTCGAGGACCGTGGGGGTGGTCGACGTCGACTGGTACGTCGAGGACGATCAGCCGCGATACCGCTTCGAGGTCGACCCGGCCAAGGCGGCGTTGAACGGCGTCTCCACCGAACAGGTGGCCGATACGCTGCGCCTCGCCGTGGACGGGACGAGCGCGGGGCTGCTTCACCGGGCCGGGGAGAAGGAAGACGTGCCGATCGTCCTGCGCCTTCCGCGGGCGGAGCGGTCGAAGCTGGACAGCTTGAAGGCGGTCCGGGTGATGGGCCGGCAGGGGAATCTCGTCCCCCTGGGCGAGCTCGTGCGGATCGTCCCGGAGACCGCGGAAAAGAGCATCTACCACAAGAACCTGATGCCCGTGGTGTACGTGACCGCCGACGTCGCGGGGAAGGTGGAAAGCCCCGTGTACGCCATCCTGTCGATCGACAAGGAGCTGGACAAGCTGACGCTCCCCGGCGGCTACAAGCTCAAGCGATACGTGGCGACCCAGCCGGGGTCCGACCGGAAGATCGCGATGAAGTGGGACGGGGAGTGGTACATCACCTACGAGGTGTTCCGCGACCTCGGCCTCGCGTTCGCCGCGGTGCTCGTGCTGATTTACATTTTGGTGGTCGGGTGGTTCCAGTCGTTCCGCACGCCGATCACGATCATGGCCGCGATCCCCTTCTCCCTCGTGGGGATCCTTCCGGCCCACGCGCTGATGGGGGCCTTCTTCACCGCCACCTCGATGATCGGGTTCATCGCGGGGGCGGGAATCGTGGTGCGCAACTCGATCATCCTCGTGGATTTCGTGGAGCTGCGCCTTGCGCAGGGAATGCCGCTGGACCAGGCCGTCATCGACGCGGGGGCGGTCCGGTTCCGCCCGATGCTCCTGACCGCGGCGGCGGTGATCGTCGGCGCCTCGGTGATCCTGTTCGACCCGATCTTCCAGGGGCTGGCGATCTCGCTGATGGCGGGGGAGGTGGCGTCGCTGCTGCTGTCGCGGATGACGGTGCCGATCCTCTTCTTCATGAGCGAGAGCGCGAAGCACCGCCACACGGCGCGGTTTCCGGAAGGGTCGGCGGGATAG
- a CDS encoding nucleoside recognition domain-containing protein produces the protein MNEPGTGAAAGETVPDIPTRVRTGLSAGFRTSLKIIKVSVPLYVAVTLLKGTPFLDLLGRAFAPVMGIFGLPGEAAFAFVAAFLLNLYAAIAVIVPLHLTPFQVTQCGLMMGIAHNLVVEGGVLSTTGARGGVLTLCRVVVACAAGLLLRGLWSLWETASSWAMAMTGLS, from the coding sequence ATGAACGAACCCGGAACGGGCGCGGCGGCCGGGGAGACGGTTCCCGACATCCCGACGCGGGTCCGGACGGGATTGTCGGCCGGCTTCCGGACGTCCCTCAAGATCATCAAGGTGTCGGTCCCGCTCTACGTGGCGGTCACGCTGCTGAAGGGGACGCCGTTCCTCGACCTGCTGGGAAGGGCCTTCGCGCCGGTGATGGGGATCTTCGGCCTCCCGGGAGAGGCGGCCTTCGCCTTCGTCGCCGCGTTCCTCCTGAACCTGTACGCCGCCATCGCGGTGATCGTGCCGCTGCACCTCACCCCCTTCCAGGTGACGCAGTGCGGCCTGATGATGGGGATCGCCCACAACCTCGTAGTGGAGGGCGGGGTGCTCTCCACCACGGGCGCGCGCGGCGGGGTCCTCACCCTGTGCCGGGTGGTCGTCGCCTGCGCGGCGGGCCTCCTACTGCGCGGGCTCTGGAGCCTCTGGGAAACCGCCTCCTCCTGGGCGATGGCGATGACAGGACTTTCCTGA
- a CDS encoding nucleoside recognition domain-containing protein: MDALVPALLGGLKLSAKLILIIVPLVTLFEVLRYLPVFRRAGNVVEPMMRGVGLTRDAAIPLFTGIFLGIAYGAGIIIRVAQQKGLPARELFLMGLFLATCHSVIEDILIFIVIGGNGLAILGVRLGLAVFLTGLMARVWKPA; this comes from the coding sequence ATGGACGCCCTCGTTCCCGCCCTCCTGGGGGGCCTGAAGCTGTCCGCCAAGCTCATCCTCATCATCGTTCCGCTGGTGACGCTCTTCGAGGTGCTGCGGTACCTCCCCGTCTTCCGCCGGGCAGGGAACGTCGTGGAGCCGATGATGCGGGGGGTGGGGCTCACCCGGGACGCGGCGATCCCCCTGTTCACGGGGATCTTCCTGGGCATCGCCTACGGGGCCGGGATCATCATCCGGGTGGCGCAGCAGAAAGGGCTCCCCGCGCGGGAGCTCTTCCTCATGGGCCTCTTCCTGGCCACCTGCCACTCGGTGATCGAGGACATCCTGATCTTCATCGTCATCGGCGGGAACGGCCTGGCGATCCTCGGCGTGCGGCTGGGGTTGGCGGTTTTCCTGACCGGCCTCATGGCGCGGGTCTGGAAACCGGCGTGA